The window ATATGCTTTTATCAAAATATCTTCGAGGTTATGTCTTATTTATTTGGGAGGTTGTGGTTAACATTAAAGCCCATGTTAATTCTTCTATGATTTATTCTTTTCAAGGGAATATTGATATGGCAAAAGAGGTACTAGACACAAGATGGCTTCTGATGTATATTCCAGTTTACCTTTTCGGAATTTGGGATAGTTATCGGACAACCGTGGATATGAATAAGATTTATCTGTTAGCCGAGCGAGAGGAACATCGTTATAATTCCTTTGCATTAGGCGCGATAGAGGTTAATTATTTAGATAAGCGGAACCCCATCATTTCCCTTATGTGGTCATTGTTTATCCCTGGACTAGGACAACTTTATATCCATAGGATTTTAACAGCATTCTTTGTCATCATATGGTTAGTTATTTTTTATTATTATTCTCATGTCCAAGAAGCGGTTGTCCTTTTATTTTTAGGTAAAGTAGAGGAAGCAACCACGGTTATAAATCCAGAATGGCTTCTCTTTATCCCTTCACACTATGGGTTTGCCGTGTATGATTCTTATATCAATACGGTTGAGAATAACAAACTTTTTGAAAAGGACGTAAGAAAGCACTTAATCGAGAATTATCAATCGCAGGGCTTCAAAATACTAAAAGGACAAAAAGTGAAGTGATAAATATGCAGTTATTTTCAACCTTTGAAACTACAGGATTCCTAGAAATGGCCATCTCAACACTGGAAAATAGAGGGATTAAGAAAGATAGCCTATTTGCTGTCCCATTGGATAATAGAGCAGAAGAACGGAAAATTTTCGATAACTTGCATCGCTCAGATGGTACAAGCCTGATTGATATTGGAATGGGGCTTGCTACTGCTTTTTCCGTAATTGGAGCAAGTATTGGCTTCAAATTAGCGTGGGGACCCATTTATTGGGGGCTGATTAGTGCGTTTGTGGGATTTGTTGTTGGTTTTGCTATTCGGCTTTTTCTGGAATTGGTCATAAAGAAAAGGAAAAAACTCTTGAAAGGAAAACACTCTGAAGTTATCTTAATTGTTGATTGTGAAGAATCACAAGCAGAATTAGTAGAAAATATCCTTTGGAGCCATTTTGCTTTAGGAGTGGCAAAAGTAAAATGATGAGAGGTGACAGGCATCTTCCAGAAGTTTGGAAGGTGCCTGTCACCTCTTCTTTTATTCTAAATGTTATTTGAAAATCCGTTAAAGATTTCTGTAATGGTCAAACTACATATATTGACTTAAACTCATTATGGTTACATAATTTGTTTCATTTTCATGCAACTTTTTAGTTGCGTGATATTGACAAGCAACTAAATGGTTGCTTATAATAGGAATATGAAATGGGAAAAAGACACGATATTCAAAGCATTGGCTGACTCGACTCGGCGACTGATACTAGACGAACTATCCGAATGCAATGAGATGACGATGTATGAACTCACTTCACGTCTTATTATGAACCACAAACTTATCATTACTCGGCAGGGGGTAGCAAAGCATCTTTCTATATTGGAAGAGGCTGGGCTTGTTAAATCAGAACGAAAGGGGAAATATCGAGTACTTATATTCGACAACGAACCACTTAGAAACTTGCTGAAAGGGTGGATTGATTAAGAATAAGAAATAAGAATTATCTATCCTGCAGACGTTATGAAGGGAACACAAGGTGTTTGAATAGTTCAGGAAATTCGAGTATATCAATTAGATTTTTGACGAACAGGTAGTGATTCACTTACAGCATAGATTATGCATCACGCTACAGCGCAGACATTATAGGAGGAATAATATGAAAATCATCGTAACCAGTTTATTTGTTGACGATCAAGATAAGGCACTGAAATTTTATACAGAAACGCTTGGTTTTCTAATAAAGCATGACATACCAGTCGGTGAATTCAGATGGATAGCACTTGTTTCTCCGGACAATGAAGACGGTACACAGCTTCTTCTTGAACCGAATGACAATCCAGCTGCCAAAGAATATCAAAAGAAATTGCTCGAGCAAGGTATCCCAGCAACCATGTTTGGCGTCACAGATATTCGCAAAGAATACGAAAGATTATTACAACATGGTGTGAAGTTTACAATGGAGCCGACCATGATGGGAGACAACACTATAGCTGTCTTTGAAGATACATGCGGTAATCTTCTTCAAATCATTGAGCAAAAGTAAAGTTTCCAAAAGCCCTGTCCGTTTATTGGGACAGGGCTTGCTTTTTAAGCAAAATAAAGTTGGAAATGAGGGTTATATCATTTACAAGCTGCTATCGCACAATAACGAGATTCCACGTTAGACGTTTCTTAAATTCTGGTATCGTTCACCTACCTCGGTATTTGCCATTACTGTTTTTTAATCTTATCTATGTCTTTGGCCATAATCGAGGTTTTTCCAATCAACTTGCAATAAACCTTGTCATACCATTGGATGGCACCATAGCCAATCAATCCGCCAGAAGTATTCAGGAGTAAGTCATCTACATCGAAAATGCCAAGAGAAGTTAAAAGCTGTAAGCATTCAAAGCCAAAGCTTAAACCAAAGGATAGAGTCAATACGTGTATACAGGATATTCTGTTATGTTTAGACAATAAGACAAGAAAAAGACCAAATGGTATGAATACGATAATATTTCCAACCAAATTACTGAAATCTCGCCACATGGATAGGCTATGAATATTAATGAATATGGTTTTAAATGGGATGATATTACTGCTTTGAAATTGGTACATGAGATGATCAGGGTTCTCAAGATTCCTCTTTAATAGCTGCCAGAGTATGGTTAAATCCATCCACCTATACTTAAACAGTATAATTCTAATTAATCCGTACAGATAAAGGAAAAATAGTCCTGGTATGATTATTTTGTTCATTACTATCTTTTTTTTCATTATGACATCGATAGCTCCTTTTTATCCCATTTGATTATTTTTTTGGTGAGCCTTGTTATAGGTTAAGAAAAACTTTTAAAATAAAAAGTGGGGTAAATATTAAATTTTTCTTAAATATGATTTAGGATATTTTTCAATCGGGAGAAGTATTGCAGTAATGCTGCCATCATTAAGACACTATTAGTCGTTACGATGATCATATAAATTGAAAAGTCTTTTTACATAAAATTTTAGTAAGTTAGTAGTAAACCCGAAGAAGGAGGAGTTAACGATGAATTCTGAAAACATAAGGGTGGAATGTGCAGAGAATTGTGGGAACTCACCTAAAAAACAGATGCTAAAGGAGCTTAGCATTGCTTTTGTCAAAAAGGAGATTGATTTCTGTCTGAATTGTATGAGTGATGATGTGATTTGGAATATCATCGGTGATCGATTGAATCAGGGGAAGGGTGATTATGAGAAAGCACTATGGAAAATGGGAAATCGAGAGGTTCAGGAATTACATATTCACAATATCATCACGCATGGAAACGTTGGCTCTGTCAATAGCACGTTGATTTTAGACGATGAGAGAAGGATAGAACGTTGTGATGTCTATAATTTCGGCGGTTTTGGAAAAAATTCTAAAATTAAAAAAATCACTTCGTATGTGATTGAAATAGTCTAATTAGATAATAAAGAAGCAAGTAAGTGATAGAAGCCTACTGCTTCTTTTTTGTTTTTTTTAGAAAGTTACTACCATAACGGGGTTGAGTAATTTATCCTAATTTCCTTTTTACAAAGGAATATTTAACTAATCTACGCAAAGGATAATAGGAAAATAGTATTAGGGGTGTGATACCA of the Bacillus tuaregi genome contains:
- a CDS encoding VOC family protein; translation: MKIIVTSLFVDDQDKALKFYTETLGFLIKHDIPVGEFRWIALVSPDNEDGTQLLLEPNDNPAAKEYQKKLLEQGIPATMFGVTDIRKEYERLLQHGVKFTMEPTMMGDNTIAVFEDTCGNLLQIIEQK
- a CDS encoding nuclear transport factor 2-like protein, encoding MNSENIRVECAENCGNSPKKQMLKELSIAFVKKEIDFCLNCMSDDVIWNIIGDRLNQGKGDYEKALWKMGNREVQELHIHNIITHGNVGSVNSTLILDDERRIERCDVYNFGGFGKNSKIKKITSYVIEIV
- a CDS encoding ArsR/SmtB family transcription factor, with the protein product MKWEKDTIFKALADSTRRLILDELSECNEMTMYELTSRLIMNHKLIITRQGVAKHLSILEEAGLVKSERKGKYRVLIFDNEPLRNLLKGWID
- a CDS encoding VanZ family protein — its product is MKKKIVMNKIIIPGLFFLYLYGLIRIILFKYRWMDLTILWQLLKRNLENPDHLMYQFQSSNIIPFKTIFINIHSLSMWRDFSNLVGNIIVFIPFGLFLVLLSKHNRISCIHVLTLSFGLSFGFECLQLLTSLGIFDVDDLLLNTSGGLIGYGAIQWYDKVYCKLIGKTSIMAKDIDKIKKQ